One part of the Phragmites australis chromosome 3, lpPhrAust1.1, whole genome shotgun sequence genome encodes these proteins:
- the LOC133912903 gene encoding probable prefoldin subunit 4, with protein sequence MQQGDGTEAQVTWEDQQNINRFGRLNNRLHELHDEIKLAKEADENLDDAGNELILSDEDVVRFQIGEVFAHMPRDDVETRLEQMKEDAAKKLERLEEEKESILSLMAQLKKILYGKFKDAINLEED encoded by the exons ATGCAGCAG GGGGACGGCACGGAGGCGCAGGTGACGTGGGAGGACCAGCAGAACATCAACCGCTTCGGCCGCCTCAACAACCGACTCCACGAGCTCCACGACGAGATCAAGCTCGCCAAG GAGGCAGATGAAAACCTTGACGACGCTGGGAATGAACTCATCTTGTCAGATGAAGATGTGGTACGCTTCCAAATTGGAGAAGTGTTTGCTCACATGCCAAGAGATGACGTCGAGACTAGGCTGGAGCAGATGAAAGAGGATGCAGCTAAGAAGCTGGAGAGgctagaggaggagaaggaatcCATCCTCAGCCTGATGGCTCAGCTGAAGAAGATACTGTATGGGAAGTTCAAGGATGCCATCAACTTGGAGGAAGATTAA